CGTCAAGGCGCCCCGCAATCTCGACAGAGGCGATTCGTCCGAGGTAGCGACGATCACGACGGATCGTTTCAATCCTTCTTCCCCCAGATTTTCGTCGATGAATTCCCGAACCTCTCGACCACGCTCTCCAACCAGCGCGATGACGTTGACGTCGGCGTTGGTGTTGCGGGCGATCATTCCCAGTAAAACCGATTTGCCGACGCCGGTCCCGGCCATGATGCCGACGCGTTGACCGCGCGCGCAACTGAGCAGACCATTGATGGAGCGCACGCCCAGGTCGAGCGGTTCGCGGACGCGCCGCCGTTCCATCGGGTTGATCGGTTGTCCCATGAGCGGGTAATAGGTTCCCATCGGAATGGGGCCTTTGCCGTCCAGCGGCTGGCCTTGTGAATTGATGATGCGACCGATCAAAGCCTCGGTGACGTTCAGGGAAGGGTAGTTGTCTTTGGATTCGATAACGCTTCCCGGTTCGATGCCGAACATGTCGCCAAGCGGCATCAACAAGGTTCGGTTGTCGCGGAAACCGACGACTTGCGCTTCTACCGAAGGGCGTCCGCCGCCGGGTTTCACGGTGCAGAGACTTCCCACGGGAGCGGCGGGGCCGTTGCCTTCCATAACGAGGCCGATGATGCGATTGACGCGACCGCTCTTGTTGATGAAGTCCGAACGTTCAATATAGGACCGGTATTTTTTCAGATTGATGGTTTTTTCCATGGTCGCGTTACTTGCTTTCAGGGTCGTCGAAGGATTCATCTTCAGGAAGCTCTTCAAGGTCTTCCAGATCATCCAGCGCGTCGTTCTCGGTTGTAGCTTGTTCAGGAAGTTCTTCAAGGTCTTCCAGGTCATCCAGCCGGTTGTCTTCAGCCGTAGCTTCTTCAGGAGAGGCTGGGGTCGCTGTTTCTTCGGCAGGCGCATCTTCCGCGCTGTCCTCGTTATTCACTTCGGCGTGTGAGATCTCGTCGGCCTTTGTAGCGGCGGAGGTATCTTCTTCAGGAATGTCCGGCAAGCTTTCTGTCGTTCCTTCCGTGAATTCTGCCGGAGTCAGGTTGAGGATGCGATTGATCTGGTCGTCGAGTTTGTTCAACTGCGCGTCGATCACGCCAAAATTGCTTTGTATCACGCATCCACCGCGTTGCACGCCGGGGTGCGCTTCG
This window of the Candidatus Nitrohelix vancouverensis genome carries:
- a CDS encoding FliI/YscN family ATPase; translation: MEKTINLKKYRSYIERSDFINKSGRVNRIIGLVMEGNGPAAPVGSLCTVKPGGGRPSVEAQVVGFRDNRTLLMPLGDMFGIEPGSVIESKDNYPSLNVTEALIGRIINSQGQPLDGKGPIPMGTYYPLMGQPINPMERRRVREPLDLGVRSINGLLSCARGQRVGIMAGTGVGKSVLLGMIARNTNADVNVIALVGERGREVREFIDENLGEEGLKRSVVIVATSDESPLSRLRGALTATTVAEFFRDQGNNVMLMMDSVTRFAQAQREIGLSIGEPPATRGYTPSVFSTLSRLLERAGTSAAEGSITGLYTVLVEGDDLNEPISDAVRAILDGHIALSRDLAAHNHFPAIDVLQSVSRLMIEVVTKEHHERSMKLKDLVATYKEAEDLINIGAYTKGANPKIDVAISKMDAINQYLRQGIMETCSFEDSVNQLNAIIADVK